Part of the Triticum aestivum cultivar Chinese Spring chromosome 4D, IWGSC CS RefSeq v2.1, whole genome shotgun sequence genome is shown below.
CCAAGGCCAAGAACTCCGTCGCCAGCTTCAAGATCCGCGAGGGCAACACCATTGGTATCGCCGTCACGCTCCGCGGCAGGGTGAGCCCTCTGTCGAACTGCCACACTTGCACTTTGGAAGATTGGCATATGAAATTTCTAGCAGTTTGGAATCTTGCATTTCAGTTAAGCTGTAGTTTGAGCAATAAAACCAACTTGTTCGATTCATGAGCTCAGTTTCACCTTTGGTGGATGTAGGTGATGTTCAACTTCTTGGATAGGCTCATCAACCTTGGGCTCCCTAGGACCATGGACTTCCTAGGTGTCAACCCCAACAGCTTCGACGGCCACGGCAACTACACCATCGGCCTCCGCGACCAGGGCGTGTTCCCGGAGATTCCCTATGAGGTGGGCGGCAAGAAGAACGGTATGGACGTCACCATTGTGACCACCGCCAAGACCGACAACGAGGCGCAAAGGCTGCTCGCGCTCCTCGGCATGCCATTCGCCGAGAACATCAAGTCTGATCAGTTCAAGAAGAAGAGGTTGAAGCGCCACCACTTCATGAGCAAGGGCAGGGGAAGAAAGTGAAGATCGAGCGGCGTTTGAGCTTTGCTTCCCACTTTGTCAATTGTGATCCTTTTGCATAGTTTGGTTTAGATATTTGATGATCCTTTCGCTGTCTGTTATAACTTGCAGTTCATGTTGTACCTACTGCCACAGAACAAAATGGAAATTTTTGCTTTGGTCAGGCTATTCCTTCTGGGAGTTCATTGCATTGCACACATATGCTTATTCTACAGCATTTTTCAAACTGCCTGCTTGACTATACTAAGACTCAGAGTACATCATCTCTTTGGTTCAAACCCTGATGGCTATAGCATACCACATACTATATCAGTAGGTACATTTGGGCAGTTCAGGCGGACCGATGACGAGCTCTTCCTCTGGGAACGTGCACGGCTTGCCCTCTGCCCCAAGCTCCGGGCATGGCTCCGGCGAGACGCCGTATGCCACTCCTTGGACATCGGTGCAGTTCCATTGCAGCTTCTTGGCCTTGGGTGCGAGCTGCGCGGTGACGTTGGACATGCATATCCCGGTGTAGGGGTCGTTGGGGATGCCCTCCATCCTGCCGGCCATGGTCACGTTCTCGGCGAACACGTCCCGGTAGTTGATGCCGGTGACCTCGGGCAGCGCCTTGGGGTCGGACGAGTTGTCGGGGTGCTGGCCGTAGTTGCCGGTCATCCAGAAGACCCACTTCATGGTGTGGAGGCTGAGGCGGCGCACGAAGACGTCCCTGACGAAGCCGCCCCTCCCGACGCCGGACTTGATCCTGACGGCCGACTCGGTGTTGATGGCAATGTTGTCCTCCACGCGTACGTCCTGGATGCCGCCGGACATCTCGCTGCCGAGCGCGATCATGGCGCTCGTCGGGGAGATGCAGGTGAGCCTCCTGACGACGATGTGCTGGCTGGGCATGTTGAACCTGATGCCGTACTCGTCCCAGCCGCTCTTCACCGCGATGCAGTCGTCGCCGGACACGATGTAGCAGTCCTCGATCTTGACATGAGACGAAGAATCTGCACAAGCAATGGCAGTTCACCGAGTTCAGATTCAGAAACACATTCATGCTTCTCATGAAGAACACTGCTGGATAGTTCATCATACTGAAAGCGTGACTGATCTACTTACCTGGGTCGATTCCGTCGGTGTTTGGCGAGTGGACGGGCGCGAGAATCGTGACGCCGCTGATGGTCACATTGCTGCTCAACACAGGACACGCCAGCGAGGTGAGCACGATGGATACATGATCGAACAACCAAGCTATCTACTACCACGATCAAACtgaccgtgtgtgtgtgtgtgtgtgtgtgtgtgtgtgtggattcaGAGAGAGATGGTGTTTTCTTACGTGCAGTAGGTGGGGTGGAGGTTCCAGGAGGGGGCGTCGACGAAGGTGACGTTGGAGATGATGATGTCGCGGGAGTAGAGGAGCTCGAGCAGGTAGCCGCGCGTGTAGTCGAGCTGCTTGGCGTGGAACTTGTCCCACCACACCTGCCCCTGCCCGTTGATGGTGCCATTGTAACCTGCAAACATGTTTTGGTCAGGTCTCTGCTGCTGCTACCGGTACAGTAGAATTTTGCTCGTCATCAGTTTTGTAATGATCTATCTATCTTACCGGAGATGATGACGTCGGTGAGGTTGGATCCGCCGATGAAGTTGCTGTACCTCGGGCCGGGCTCGTCCCTCCCCCTCCCGTAGGACGGCAGCGGCGCTATCAGCGGCCAGTCGTCCAGGTCCTGCACGGACAAACAGGTTGGATTTGTCTTCAGCAAGTCAGGTAGATCACGAGACGGATGCAGGCGGGCGACAGAAGCATCAACACGGGGCGATTCGTCAAGGGCGTCATACCACGGGATGAATGCAGCCAAAGAAAGGTACAGAATGGGACGGCGATGGCGTCCAAGCACGCATGGAATTTTCAGAGAACTCTCCTATTTTTTTTTCTCTGGTTCCCACGGCCACGAGTACTCGATAAGCACATCAATGTCGGCTGACCTTGTGGTCAAACGGTAAGTACATGTAATCAATAACCACCGACTGACTCGTTCTCTCATGGCAATTGGCAGCGACCGGTGGCGGTGAGGAGCAAGGACATGGTGGCCGGCCGGGTTTGTTTGTCCCAGCAGATTAATCAAGCGCCGAAATGTTACGGTCTCCTGCCCTACCTAAGCCGTACCTTGAATCGTGCCAGATAGTAAAATCTAGTAGAGAAAAACAAAATAGGCATGTAATGGTGGCATTTAGCAGCTACTCCTAGTAATTAGCATCCTATTTAGAGTAGGGAATCAATCCGCCATCACGAGCACGGGGACGGCAGATGATGATGCCATGGTTGAAAAGGAAGGAAGGAAGCGACAATGGTCATGGCGATGGCAGGGGACCCCAATCCAATAGCCGCTGCCCACTCTGTCCCTGGACCTTGGCACGCAAGCGGCCAAGCGCCTTTCCCACCGGCCCCGTGCCGTGCCGTCCCGTCCGTCACCAGTAGccccaccccacgccgtgccacagTACGTAATTACTGCGAGTAATTAATCACACGGGTAACTGAAGGATCGAGATGGACGGATGGGGTCGCCGCCGGGAGGGGCGCACCTGGGAGGCGAGGATCTCGGcgccgcggtggaggaagagggTGAAGTGGCTGGTGAGGTTGAAGGGCCCCGTCAGCCACCGCCCCGCCGGCACCACCagcgccgcgccgccgtcgcccgcgcgcCTGCCCAGGTCCGCCACGGCCCGGACGAACGCCTTGGTGTTGAGCGTCCTCCCGTCCCCCACCGCCCCGTACTCCGTGACCCTCCGCACGTGCTTCCGGCACCCCGCGCCCCTCGCCGCAGGCGTCGCGCCAATGCCCGCCGCGCACAGCGCCAGCGCCACCACCGCCGCGCACACCGTCACCTGCAGCAGAAACCAAAAACCATCCGTCAGTCCCGATCCGCGCCCGCGCCGGCGCCGAGCAAAATCGTCATagagacggacggacggacggacagaTGGCTGCCTTGCTTACCTGAAGCGCGGCTCTCCGTGCGGCCATGGCGACTGGAATTGGGAAAGGGATggagcggcgaggaggaggaggcggcggcgaggttTATATAGAGGCACAGGGCCCGCTTCATCTTGCTGCCTTATCCGCGCCCTTCCCTTCGTAAATGCATGCCATGTTTTGGGCCGGACGTGGCAACGGGCGGGCGAGTGCTGCGCGGCGCACGCGTACGCGGTCCGGTCCACCGGGGTCAAAGCTAAAggcctcacacacacacaagtgtcAAGTgcttgccgccgccaccaccaccaccccatcATCCATGGTGACCTCAGCTGCCTTGCAAGGGGAAGGTACCCAGATCCATGGGAGATTTCTGCAGTGGTGGGGCGTGCGTGATCTTGTTGAAGAGTGCATGCACGCGTCCTGCCCTACGAACGCGGTTTTCGTATGTATATTTGGACGCTTTTAAATGGAGATTACTATATATTTCCtgttttcgagatgatgatgatgatgatctgtTTCCATGCTTTCGGCCATTCAATTCTTTGGTGGGTGTTAATCAAATTTATAAAACGCTAATGTAGCTTGATGACACGTTGTACGGGAAGCTCTGCCCTCCTTGCATTGCATGAGCTCACCACGGGTTTTGGTTTGGCACGAGTGGCGTGTGGTGTGAGGTTCAGGTCATCATGAGTTGCGCCATGGGGGGGTGAGTGGGTGGCCTTTGTTTCCGGTTTCGTGTTTGTAGTTGAACCCTGGTTTCTATCGATGAAAATTAAGGGAGGGGGAAGCGTAGAAAAACTACGGAATCGTGCACCACCTTCTCTCCTCGGAGACATCACATCGCTGAGGTGTGGTGCCCATCTTTCCTCTCACCTCGTATCTCCTCGAGATTCGGACGATGATGACACCCCGACGCAATGCCACCACCATagggggccggggggggggggggggcatctttTTTTAGTTATTTCGGACGGAGGCACTAGTGGGTGAGTGGAGGTGGTGGCGTCGAGGCTTTTGTGGCAGCAATGACGGGGCTGAGTGATGCAGGGGTCGGCGAGCGGGTCCAATGAAAGATGACAACATTGTCGTAGAGATTTTCGTGGCAACGACGACGAGTGTGATCGATGTCGGGGTCACGACATTGGTTGTCATAATCGGCTCCTATCCGTTGTGTCTGCAGGATGGCCACGGATTGTTTTGTTGTTATGAAGTCAGAGCAACGATGGCGGGGGGCCGTTGGATGACGGGAGACAAGTGGTCTGTTTAGCCTTCTTCGACAACGTCAACCATGTATAGTTCCCCTTCATAGCTCTCCGTTAGAATCAGAGCCGCGTTGTCTCGTCACGGATGTTGAGTGTTTGGCATAGATCTTCATGTGGCTCCACACACCCTTTACGGGATGAGTTTGGGTCGGCGATCGCTTGTGGCAAAGTCGGAGTCGCCTCCTCAAGGAGAAGGGATGACAATGATGCCTGCTCGAGGAGACCTGATGACTATGACGCCGGTGTGCTTCTTCAAGGCTTTCTTTTGtacttttttttgcgagaaaacgtCGGATCTATTAattttcaatcatgacagtacaacggaaatcagaaataataaaaattacatccaaatccGTAGTCCACCTTGCGTCGACTACAAGCATTGAAGCAAGTCGACGgcgcgccaccgtcatcgcccctccctcactggagcctggcaaaacttgttgtagtagatagtcaggaagtcgtcatgctaagaccACATGAGACCAACGCAGCAGAACAACAACCGCTGctgatgaagagtagcgtagatcagaAGGATGCATCCTGAAGAAACACAAACGTAGTAGACAAACTATGACCAtgtccgagcaaatccaccaaggatGGATCCGCCGAAAACACATCTCCACGCGtccaccgacgatgctagacactCCATCGGGACGGTGGCTAGGTGGCGAaaaccttattccatctttaggGAGCTGTCGCCGTCTTGtgttcctgagcaggacacaaaccctaacaagactcGAAGGAATGTCTAAAAACAGAGCCCTCCCATCGGCAAGGGCCAGGATCCACCTCGCCGCCATTGCCCTAAGTCCACTGGAGACGAGGCGGACCAGCGGCGCCGGCGGGAGATAAAGGAACCCTAAGATTTTCTTGAGGGAGGAGGCGGCTGGTTTCTATTTGTGAAGTATCTTGTGTGTTCTACTCAACGATTTATGATGTATTTTCTTCTAATTTACTGtcaattattttttttctttttaattaattgatgaggcaagtttttttgcctccgtttcaaagcAAAAGACAACAATTCTCGGTACGTTCCTCTAGAAGCTCAGCGCCCTTCTCCTTACTTTAGCCCACTAAGGACATCTTCAAAGTGGACCCTCAAGCCTACCGCATCCATCCAAATAGAGCAATCCGGACGCCGCAAGCCATCCAACGGTGTCCTGCATTTGTCCGTGGATCAGTCCAAGTGTCCATTTTCCCATAAACCAGAAGCGAATCAGGGGGGCTTTACGTGAGTCCGAACACCCGCCACGTAGGACTCGACACTCCCAACCCACCCAAAACTAAGGCGGAGCCCACACATTTGGAGCTGTCCCACTGTTTCTGCGGCAAAAatccctgaaagtgcaactaatccctgggtgattttggtagtATAACAACATATACATCATTGATCTAATGCCTATTCAtagaatatttcaggaaagttcaatctAATGTGGCTATGAGAtgtgaatgtggacccctcaaatgcAAAGGACAAAGCATTGGCAAAAGCTCccagactctacatttttggtccataggaaagccaatactattaaaaggggatgagtttTTTATCATGAGTCATTTTCTTGAGTGCTtagagatattgctccaaaaaccctcaaccacaccCTCACATTCCTATCTGTCCAAAACTCTAAAGTCATTCTCGGTGCCACCAATTTCACTCCTACCCGGACCCACCGAGATACACTTGATAGAGCCACTGACTAAACCCTAGAAACTTGGTCTCGCTGAGATGACATTCGGTCCTACCGAAGTGCATGTGCCAACCTTCTGTAACCCATTGTCTTCATTTCGGAATTTTTGAATGAAATAGATCGGTGTCACCGAAGCAAGGAAAGTTCTTAGGTCATCATCAACCGGTCTCACCGAGCGGATTCATCCACTCTCACCGAAATGCCTAAAGTTCAAACCTTTTGCACTGGTCTGTCTTACCGAGTGGTTTCacacggtcccaccgagttgtgtataaatgtgtgtaatggttagatttttggtgaaggctatatataccctacCCGCACCACCTACTCTCAGAGAGAGCAACAGGACAAAGCTACCACTTCACATATCCAtttcctgagagagaaccacctacacttggtGTTGAGATCAAGGGATTTCACTCCAACCATTTGATCCTTGATTTCTAGCCCCCTCAAATTGCTTTCCACTTCAATCCTTCTCCCACCACCCTGTCAAATATGTGAGAGAGTGactgagtgttgaggagactatcttttgaaacacaagagtaaggagttcatcatcaacaacaacatctattaccttttggagagtggtgtctcctagattggctaggtgtcacttgagagcctcaaaatcttatggagttgaaccagtgagtttg
Proteins encoded:
- the LOC123098989 gene encoding probable polygalacturonase produces the protein MAARRAALQVTVCAAVVALALCAAGIGATPAARGAGCRKHVRRVTEYGAVGDGRTLNTKAFVRAVADLGRRAGDGGAALVVPAGRWLTGPFNLTSHFTLFLHRGAEILASQDLDDWPLIAPLPSYGRGRDEPGPRYSNFIGGSNLTDVIISGYNGTINGQGQVWWDKFHAKQLDYTRGYLLELLYSRDIIISNVTFVDAPSWNLHPTYCTNVTISGVTILAPVHSPNTDGIDPDSSSHVKIEDCYIVSGDDCIAVKSGWDEYGIRFNMPSQHIVVRRLTCISPTSAMIALGSEMSGGIQDVRVEDNIAINTESAVRIKSGVGRGGFVRDVFVRRLSLHTMKWVFWMTGNYGQHPDNSSDPKALPEVTGINYRDVFAENVTMAGRMEGIPNDPYTGICMSNVTAQLAPKAKKLQWNCTDVQGVAYGVSPEPCPELGAEGKPCTFPEEELVIGPPELPKCTY